The Capsicum annuum cultivar UCD-10X-F1 chromosome 1, UCD10Xv1.1, whole genome shotgun sequence sequence GACTCAGAGACAAATCATATCCACCCATCCTTGCACTTCTGATGAATTTAACTTCACATAGAAGACCCCAGGTTGGGAATTAACATTCAACCCGTCCTCCTCTATTTCGTATAGAAAGTTAAACCAAGAGCCTAGAGAAACTACCAATAAAACTGCATCAAACCCAATCCAAGTTTCGCTCATTACTCTATCTGTAACCTTATTGGCAAGACTTGTCATACTATCTCAATCTCACCATTACTTTGATATCTCCCTCAAATTCCCAATTATTATAAAGTAGAAGTAGGAGTGGGAAGGTTAGGCCACAAAATTTAGGGGAGACATGGAGTACAATAATAGTGGAATAAATCAGAGTTTTCCAAACTCAAAAAAGGTAGAAGAAAAAGATGGACTCAAgtggtgaaaaagaaataaatatgatGTGTTTGTGTTGGTTAGAGCAGTTATTTAACCAAAATTGATGCTACTTACAACCTTGTTTTTCACGCTCTTTGTTCAActcaatcaaatcaaaatcacaTATGAATGGTCACATAGTCTAGGTGCTTATAACATGTGTTAGTCTTTATAAAAGTGACATTCCAACAAACACAATTTTGCAAGATCAACCCTCGTATTTGAACTTTACCCAACTAAATGACCTCTACGTAGTAAAACCACTCATAATAAACAATTCTAACTAGAGTTCACGCTTATGTTATTAGTGACTAGGCTCTGCAAGTAGGCTTGGACGAAGAGGAGAAAAAGGTCTTTTGGGAGGTATTAAATGAGATGGTGAGAGTGTTCTGAGCTCGAAGAAGCTTTTCATTAGAGGGGATTACAATGGGCATATCAATTTTATATCAGGAGTGTATAACGATATgtatggaggttttggttttggggaaaagAATGAAGAAGAGGCTTCCCTTTTGGATTTTGCTAGAGCTTTTGGATTGTGGGTAGCAAATTCAGGCTTCCCGGAGAAGAAGGAGCACCTTATTACCATTCGTAGTTCGGTGtccaagactcagatagactttttaCTCCTTAGGAAGGTTGATAGAGCActttgtaaagactgtaaagtcatacctagcgagaTTCTTTTGAGCCAACATAAGCTTTTGGTGACGGAATTGGTAatcaaaaaagacaaaaataagaaGGTAGTGGAGGATCGACTCAAGATTAAGTGGGGTAGTTTGACTTTGGCCAGTGCGttagaaatagaagagaagttGATGACTCGGGGGGCTTGGGAAAGTAgaggggatgtggatagtatgtaGGAGACGGCTACCAGTTGCATTAAGGAGACCACTAAATAGGTGTTGGGTGTTTTGAAAGGTCGATCGGGTAAGCACTAgggagactggtggtggaatgaagaagtcaAACAGAAGGTGGAGACTAAGAAAGTGACTTATGCTAAATTGGTGAAGAGTAATGATGATGAGGAGAAGCGGATGAATAAAGAAAAGTATAAGTAAGATAGGAAAGAGGCTAAGGTAATTGTTACTGCGGCGAAGACAGTGGCTTTTAAGAGCTTGTATGTGGATTTAGAGAAGAAAGGCAGGGATAGAAAGTTGTATAGGCTAGCTAAGGCTAGGGAACGGAAGGTgagtgaccttgaccaagtgaagttcATCAACGGGAAGGATGGTAAAGTGTTGGCAGAGAATGCCCTCACTAGGAAGAGGTGGCAATCTTATTTCTATAGACTTTTGAACGAGGAGGGGGATAAGGGTTTCTCCTGGAGAACTTAGAGAACTCAGAAAAGTATtgtgattatggttattgtaggcgtatcaagGTGGACGAGGTCAAGGGAACTTTTCACAGGATGCATAGGGGCATGGAAACTAGGCTAGATGAGATTCCAATAGACTGTTGGAAGAGCACTGGtggggcaggtttggagtggcTAACAAgattgtttaacatcatttttagggtgACAGGTACTCGAAGCGTGGAGATCGAGTATGATGGTTTCACTATGTAAGAACAAGGGGGACATTTAGAGttacaacaactatagaggtatcaagttgttgagtcatactatgaaggtttgggaaagagtGGTAAAGTTGAGACTGAGGAGGAACGTGCCTATTTCCGAGAATCAATTTAGTTTTATTCCAGGTCGCTCGACTACTGAGTCCATTCACCTCGTGAGAAGATTAGTAGAGCAGTTTAGGGAGAGAAAGAAGGACTTATACATGGTATTTATCGATCTTGAGGAGACGTATAACAAAGTTCCTAGGGAGATATTGTGGAGGTGCTTAGAGGATAAAGAGGTATCTgtggcatacactaggtcgatACAGGACATGTACAATGATGCAACGAATCGAGTGAGGATGTCAGGAGGGGATTCAGAGCACTTTTCGATTTTAACAAGTTTGCACCAAGGATCAACACTTAGCCTATTTTTGTTTACcttagtgatggatgttttgacatgaCATATCCAAAGAAAAGTGCcctagtgtatgttatttgttgatgatgttattCTGATTGATGAAACTTgaggaggagttaatgataagttaaagctttggagacagacccttgagtttAATGGTTTTAGGTTGAGAAGGACTAAGATGTAATATTtgaaatgtaagtttagtgatttatCGCACGAGGCGGATGTGGTAGTGAAGCTTGATTCCCAGATAGTCTAGAAGAAAGAGAGTTTCAAgtaccttgggtctatgatttaaGGGAATGGGAACATTAATAAAGATGTCACGCACCATATTGGTgtagggtggttgaaatagaggctcgtTTTTGGagtcttatgtgataagaaggtgcttcCTAAACtcaaaggtaagttctacagagtgatagttcgaccggctatgttgtatggagcggagtgttggtcaATTAAGAACTCTAACATAcagaagttgaaggtggcggagatgagaattttttaatggatgtgtggacttaccaggagggataaggttagaaatgagattatccaAGAGAACATAAGGGTGGCTTTGGTGGAGGCAAGATGCAGAAAGTGAGGTTatgatggtttgggcatgtgatgaggaggggcacagatgctTTAGTACGgcggtgtgagaggctagctacGGATGGTTTGAGGTGGCGTAGGGGTAGGCCTAAGAAGTATTGGAGacggtgattagacatgacatagagcagttatatcttacgaaggacatgacccttgatagaaaggtataGAGGAagtggattagggtagagggttagtgtgTAGGAGTACGTTAGTGTGTAAGAGTACGTCTGTGGTGTATTAGTGATAcctatattttttgaataaacaTTTTTAGTATCATCTTGTGCGTGTCTTGTTTTAGTTATTATCCTTTTCTATCTGTTATTATAGTATTGTCGTGTGGATGTATGCTTTTATGTGGtttatttgttatattgttatctatcctgagccgggggtctatcataaacagcctctctacttcatctgaggtaggggatggactacgtacactttaccctccccagaccccacttgatggcaatacactgggtatgttgttgttgttgttattcacaCTTATGTGGTGTTACTTTTAGTTAATGTGGCTTAAGTGCGTGTTGTTCATACTTACATGGAACGTGGATGTGATAAATTTCCGAAAAAAGAAAACTACAATCAGAATAAAATAGTAgagaaaaaactttaaaaaatgatCAAAGATACGAAGAAAAGAGAACCATAAATTTCTTTCATTTGCCTTCCCACCccctccttttttcttttctttcttttatgattcTCCCTCTCTCTCCCCTCACTGAGGCCACTCCAACC is a genomic window containing:
- the LOC124897842 gene encoding uncharacterized protein LOC124897842, yielding MYGGFGFGEKNEEEASLLDFARAFGLWVANSGFPEKKEHLITIRSSVSKTQIDFLLLRKVDRALCKDCKVIPSEILLSQHKLLVTELVIKKDKNKKVVEDRLKIKWGSLTLASALEIEEKLMTRGAWESRGDVDKKKGRDRKLYRLAKARERKVSDLDQVKFINGKDGKVLAENALTRKRRIKVDEVKGTFHRMHRGMETRLDEIPIDCWKSTGGAGLEWLTRLFNIIFRVTGTRSVEIEYDGFTM